The Streptomyces sp. NBC_00286 nucleotide sequence CGTGCCCGCCGCCATCATGGTGGCCGTCGCCGTCGCCACCAAGGCGAAGGACCTGCCGGTCGACTACACGCAGTACGCGATCTTCCTTCAGGCGGTCATCGGCCTGTACGTGGCCTCGCAGGCACCGCAGTCCGTGTCGCGCGACCTGCGCTTCAAGACCGTGCCGCTGTACTTCTCGCGCCCCATCGAGACCGCCGACTATGTGCGCGCCAAGTACGCGTCGCTGGCCTCTGCGATGTTCATCCTCACCGCCGCACCCCTGATCGTGCTCTATGTGGGCGCGCTACTGGCCAAGCTCGACTTCACCGACCAGACCAAGGGTTTCGCACAAGGGCTCGTCTCCGTGGCACTGCTCTCACTGCTCTTCGCCGGCATCGGCCTGGTCATCTCGGCGGTCACTCCGCGCCGCGGCTTCGGCATCGCGGCCGTCATCGCCACGCTGACCATCTCCTACGGGGCGGTGTCCACCGTCCAGGCCATCGCATTCGACCAGAACAGCACCGACGCGATCGCCTGGCTCGGCCTCTTCTCGCCCATCACGCTCATCGACGGAGTACAGACCGCCTTCCTCGGCGCCACATCCTCCTTCCCCGGAGAAGTGGGCCCCTCGAGCGGCGAGGGTGTCGTCTATCTCCTCGTCGTCCTGGGCCTCATCGCCGGCTGCTACGGCCTCCTGATGCGCCGCTACCGAAAGGTCGGACTGTGACTACGCTCAACATCGACCACGTATCACGCTGGTTCGGCAACGTGGTCGCCGTCAACGACATCACCATGACGATCGGCCCCGGCGTCACCGGCCTGCTCGGCCCGAACGGCGCGGGAAAGTCCACCCTAATCAACATGATGGGCGGCTTCCTCGCCCCCTCCACCGGCTCCGTCACACTCGACGGCCAGGCCGTCTGGCGCAACGAACAGATCTACCGGCAGATCGGCATCGTCCCCGAGCGCGAGGCGATGTACGACTTCCTCACCGGCCGCGAATTCGTCGTCGCCAACGCCGAGTTGCACGGCCTCGGCAAGAAGGCCGCCCAGAAGGCCCTCGCCACGGTCGAGATGGAGTACGCGCAGGACCGGAAGATCTCGACGTACTCCAAGGGCATGCGGCAGCGCGTGAAGATGGCCTCCGCGCTCGTCCACGAACCGTCCCTGCTGCTGCTCGACGAGCCCTTCAACGGCATGGACCCACGCCAGCGCATGCAGCTGATGGACCTGCTGCGCCGCATGGGTGACGAGGGCCGCACGGTGCTGTTCTCGTCGCACATCCTCGAAGAGGTCGAGCAACTCGCCTCGCACATCGAGGTGATCGTCGCCGGACGGCACGCCGCGAGCGGCGACTTCCGGCGCATCCGGCGTCTGATGACCGACCGCCCGCACCGCTACCTCGTGCGCTCCAGCGACGACCGCGCGCTCGCGGCCGCGCTCATCGCGGACCCGTCGACCTCCGGTATCGAAGTGGACCTCAAGGAGGGCGCGTTGCGCATCCAGGCGGTCGACTTCGGGCGCTTCACGGCGCTGCTGCCGCGGGTGGCCAGGGACCACGGCATCCGCCTGCTGGCGGTCTCGCCCTCGGACGAGTCGCTCGAGTCCGTCTTCTCGTATCTCGTAGCGGCGTAGGAGGCCGAAGATGTACGACCCCACAGTCGCCCGGCTCACCTACCGTGGCCTGCTCGGCCGCCGCCGGGCCCTCATCCTGGGCGCGCTGCCCGTCCTGCTGATCGTGATCTCCGTGGCGGTCCGTGCCTTCACCGGCACCGACGACCAGGTGGCCGCCGACGTCCTCGGCGGGTTCGCGCTGGCCACCATGGTGCCGATCATCGGTGTCATCGCCGGTACGGGCGCGATCGGCCCGGAGATCGACGATGGCTCGGTGGTGTATCTGCTCGCCAAGCCGATCAAGCGCCCCACGATCATCTTCACCAAGCTGATCGTCGCCATCGCCGTGACCATGGCGTTCTCCGCGATCCCGACGTTCCTCGCCGGGATGATCCTGAACGGCAACGGTCAGCAGATCGCCGTCGCGTACACCGTGGCCGCGCTGGTCGCCTCCATCGCGTACGCAGCACTCTTCCTGCTGCTCGGCACGGTCACTCGGCACGCGGTGGTCTTCGGGCTCGTCTACGCGCTCGTCTGGGAGGCCCTCTTCGGCTCCCTGGTGGCCGGGGCGCGCACGCTCAGCGTTCAGCAGTGGTCGCTCGCCGTGGCCCACGAGGTCACGGGCGGGGACCTCGTCACCTCCGATGTGGGTCTGGCGACGGGGACGGTGCTGCTGATCGCGGTGACCGTGGTCGCCACCTGGTTCGCGGGGCAGAAGCTGCGGACGCTGACGCTGGCCGGCGAGGAGTAGGCGCTCCGGGGAGTCGAGGCGGCTCCACGCGCGCGTGCTCGCAGTTGGGGGTGCACGCGCGCGTGGGGCCTCTTTTGATCTTGAGACCGGTTTTACGGGCGCAACGGCACACTTGTCCAAAGGGATGCACGGCAAGGAGGAACGGGGATGGCAAGGCAGGCACCGCGAAGTGACGGTCAGGGGGAGTCCGAGGACACCTGGGACGACCTCGTCCTGGACGAGGACTTCATACGGTCCGCCGAGACGGCCGAGCCGTCGGCGCGCGCCCGTATGCTCGCGGCCCGCTGGCGCAAGGGAGGTCCCGAACCGCAGCCCTGGCGGTCCGACGAGCCGCCCGCGGGCTGGTTCTTCAGCAAGGCGCGGCGGCGCAGGTGGCGCCGCTAGGCGCTCCGCTGGAGAGGCGGTTCGAAGCTGCGGGTCCGTCGTGGCTGGTCGCTCGCCCACTCCCGACTCCGCTCGAGCGGGGGGGGGGGACCCCCATCGCGGCGGAGCCGCACATTGATACAGTCCCGCGCCCCTAAGGCGCGCGACACCGCACCGGACTTCACTAAGGCCGCTCAGCCGCTTCCGGGCCGCCCAGCCCAGTGGTGCCGTTTAATTCGGTGGCGCCCAACTCGGCGTACGGGCAGAGTAGTTATGTCCAGGTCGCCGGGTTCCTCCGGTGCCGCATTCTGGGAGAGGAGCGCGACGATGCCCATCAGTAGCAGTCCGTCGAGCTCCCGACAGGGCAGCCCGCAGCGCACTCCGGAGTAGCTACCTCTCCGTCGAGTGCGCCCCGCACGGGGAGCTGCCCGGGGCGGCCGCTTCGAGCGCGCATATCGCGCGGGCCGCCCCTCCCGACATTGCCGCAACGCTGCCGCCGAGATCTGCCCTACGCCAGGTCACAGCGGCAGCGTTGCGCGCTCAGCCCAGCAACCGCTCCAGTACCACCGCGATCCCGTCGTCCTCGTTGGACAAGGTCATCTCGTCGGCGACCGCTTTGAGTTCCTCATGGGCGTTGGCCATGGCCACGCCGTGCGCGGACCAGTCGAACATCGGGATGTCGTTGGGCATGTCGCCGAAGGCGATCGTGTCGGCCGCCTTGACGCCCAGACGGCGGGCCGCGAGCGAGAGGCCCGTGGCCTTGGAGAGACCGAGGGGGAGGAGCTCGACGATGCCCTCGCCCGCCATGGTGACGGACACCAGACCACCGACCGCCTGACGTGCCGCGTCCGCGAGTTCGTCGTCGGTCAGACGCGGGTGCTGGATGTACAGCTTCGTCAGCGGCTCGGCCCACAGTTCCGTGCGGTCGGTGAACGGGACGGACTGCAGCTGTCCCTGGACCTGGTAGCCCGGGCCGATCAGGACGTCGCCGTCGAGGCCGTCACGGCTCGCGGCCAGTGCCAGCGGACCGACCTCCGCCTCGATCTTGGCGAGCGCCAGGCCGGCCAGCTGCCGGTCGAGGGTCAGCGTGGTGAGCAGGCGGTGCGCCCCCGCGTCGTACACCTGCGCGCCCTGAGCGCACACCGCGATCCCGTCGTACCCGAGTTCGTCGAGGATGTGGCGGGTCCAGGGCGCCGCCCGCCCGGTGACGACGATGTGCGCGGCGCCCGCCGCGGTGGCCGCGGCGAGCGCCTCACGGGTGCGCTCCGAGACCATCTCGTCGGAGCGCAGCAGCGTTCCGTCGAGATCGGTCGCGACGAGCTTGTACGGGAAGGCGGGAGCGGAGTCGCTCACTTGGCGGCCTTGGCGACCGGCTCCAGGATCTCCCGGCCACCCAGGAACGGCCGCAGCACCTCGGGCACGCGTACGGAGCCGTCGGCCTGCTGATGGTTCTCCAGGATCGCCACGATCGTGCGCGGTACGGCGCACAGCGTGCCGTTCAGCGTCGCGAGCGGCTTCACCGTCTTGCCGTCCCGCATACGGATCGCCAGGCGGCGCGACTGGAACTCCGTGCAGTCCGAAGTCGACGTCAGCTCGCGGTACTTGCCCTGGGTGGGGATCCACGCCTCGCAGTCGAACTTACGGGCTGCCGAGGACCCCAGGTCGGCCGAAGCCACGTCGATCACCCGGAACGGCAGCTCCAGCGAGGTCAGCCACTGCTTCTCCCAGTCCAGCAGGCGCTGGTGCTCGGCCGCCGAGTCCGCCGGGTCGACGTACGAGAACATCTCGACCTTGTCGAACTGGTGCACCCGGAAGATGCCGCGTGTGTCCTTGCCGTGCGAACCGGCCTCACGGCGGAAGCACGGCGAGAAGCCCGCGTAGCGCAGCGGGAGGCGGTCGCCGTCGATGATCTCGTCCATGTGGTACGCGGCGAGCGCCACCTCGGAGGTGCCGACCAGGTACAGGTCGTCATTGTCGAGGCGGTACACGTCCTGCGCGGCCTGGCCGAGGAAGCCCGTGCCGGCCATGGCCTGCGGGCGGACCAGCGCCGGAGTCAGCATCGGTGTGAAGCCGGCGGCCGTGGCCTGCGCCATCGCCGCGTTCACCAGCGCGAGCTCCAGGAGCGCGCCGATGCCGGTGAGGAAGTAGAAGCGCGAGCCGGAGACCTTGGCGCCGCGCTCGACGTCGATCGCCCCGAGCGTCGTGCCGAGCTCCAGGTGATCCTTCGGCTCGAAGCCCTCGGCCGCGAAGTCACGGATCGTGCCGTGCGTCTCCAGCGTGACGAAGTCCTCCTCGCCGCCGACCGGGACGTCGGGGTGCACGAGGTTGCCCAGCCGGAGCAGCAGCTCCTGGGTCTCGGCCGCTGCCTCGTCCTGCGCCGCGTCGGCCGCCTTGACGTCGGCGGCGAGCTGACCCGCCTTCTTCAGGAGCTCGGCCTTCTCGTCGCCGGAAGCCTTGGGGATGAGCTTGCCGAGCGCCTTCTGCTCGGCGCGCAGCTCGTCGAAGCGGAGGCCGGACGACCTGCGCCGCTCGTCGGCGGAGAGTAGGGCGTCGACGAGCGCGACGTCCTCTCCACGGGCGCGCTGCGACGCACGCACACGGTCGGGGTCCTCACGGAGCAGGCGAAGGTCAATCACCCCTCAAGGCTACCGGTGCGGTGTTCGGGCCCACGACCCGGTATTCCGATCTGTCGCCGCTGACCGTTATGCGAGAGTTGATCATGTATGTCAATGAAAGAGGCTCAAATCCCCTGAATGGGGCAGTGACGGTTCCGTGCATTGACCTGATTTCCTTGCGGGGAACGGGACTTGGGTCGTGGGTTGTCCACAGGGGCCCGCGCTCCTCGGAGAGTTATCCACAGGCTGTGCGAAAGATCTGTGGACTTCGGAGATGACCGTTCCGAAAGCGGCATGCGGGGGCGAAAAACCCCCGAGTCTGACCCGCTCTCCATGCCCTTTCGGGTGGAAATGGTTCGCTCCAAAGGGTGGGTTGAGGGAAACGGGTAGACGAAGTCCTATCTGCCGTGCTGTGGGTCCAGTTGGGGATCGAAGGGCGATTTGTCGACTGCATCACGCCTCGTTGTCGACTTGTCCCCAGGTCGAGAACGGGCCCTGTGGATAACTTCTGTGGATGAAGATGAGCGGCTGGTAGGACCGGCTTGGACCGGGCACGAACCAGGCATGGACCCGGCTTGGACCGGCTAGAAACGGCCGTCCTGGCAGCGCGCCAGCCAGTCCGAGGCCGCCGCGAACTCGCCGTCGGACGTCCCCGCTCCTGGAGTGCGTACGTCCTGGAGGTCGACCTCGGCCCGCGGATAGGACCCGAGGAACCGCACCTGCGGACACCTCCGCTTGAGGCCCATCAGCGCCTCGCCCACCCGGCGGTCCGCGATATGGCCCTCGGCGTCGATGGCGAAGCAGTAGTTGCCGATGCCCTCACCGGTCGGCCGGGACTGCAGCAGCATCAGGTTGACGCCGCGTACGGCGAACTCCTGGAGCAGTTCGAGCAGGGCGCCCGGGTGGTCGTCGCGCTGCCAGACGACCACGGACGTCTTGTCCGCGCCGGTCGGCGCCGCGGGCCGGGCGGGCTTGCCCACCAGCACG carries:
- a CDS encoding ABC transporter permease, which codes for MYDPTVARLTYRGLLGRRRALILGALPVLLIVISVAVRAFTGTDDQVAADVLGGFALATMVPIIGVIAGTGAIGPEIDDGSVVYLLAKPIKRPTIIFTKLIVAIAVTMAFSAIPTFLAGMILNGNGQQIAVAYTVAALVASIAYAALFLLLGTVTRHAVVFGLVYALVWEALFGSLVAGARTLSVQQWSLAVAHEVTGGDLVTSDVGLATGTVLLIAVTVVATWFAGQKLRTLTLAGEE
- the serS gene encoding serine--tRNA ligase; the protein is MIDLRLLREDPDRVRASQRARGEDVALVDALLSADERRRSSGLRFDELRAEQKALGKLIPKASGDEKAELLKKAGQLAADVKAADAAQDEAAAETQELLLRLGNLVHPDVPVGGEEDFVTLETHGTIRDFAAEGFEPKDHLELGTTLGAIDVERGAKVSGSRFYFLTGIGALLELALVNAAMAQATAAGFTPMLTPALVRPQAMAGTGFLGQAAQDVYRLDNDDLYLVGTSEVALAAYHMDEIIDGDRLPLRYAGFSPCFRREAGSHGKDTRGIFRVHQFDKVEMFSYVDPADSAAEHQRLLDWEKQWLTSLELPFRVIDVASADLGSSAARKFDCEAWIPTQGKYRELTSTSDCTEFQSRRLAIRMRDGKTVKPLATLNGTLCAVPRTIVAILENHQQADGSVRVPEVLRPFLGGREILEPVAKAAK
- a CDS encoding ABC transporter permease; translated protein: MAVEQSPARTGEQTRIHNIGYRNYDGPRLGRAYARRSLYSQSLRGAYGLGRSVKSKVLPMLLFVVMCVPAAIMVAVAVATKAKDLPVDYTQYAIFLQAVIGLYVASQAPQSVSRDLRFKTVPLYFSRPIETADYVRAKYASLASAMFILTAAPLIVLYVGALLAKLDFTDQTKGFAQGLVSVALLSLLFAGIGLVISAVTPRRGFGIAAVIATLTISYGAVSTVQAIAFDQNSTDAIAWLGLFSPITLIDGVQTAFLGATSSFPGEVGPSSGEGVVYLLVVLGLIAGCYGLLMRRYRKVGL
- a CDS encoding HAD family hydrolase; its protein translation is MSDSAPAFPYKLVATDLDGTLLRSDEMVSERTREALAAATAAGAAHIVVTGRAAPWTRHILDELGYDGIAVCAQGAQVYDAGAHRLLTTLTLDRQLAGLALAKIEAEVGPLALAASRDGLDGDVLIGPGYQVQGQLQSVPFTDRTELWAEPLTKLYIQHPRLTDDELADAARQAVGGLVSVTMAGEGIVELLPLGLSKATGLSLAARRLGVKAADTIAFGDMPNDIPMFDWSAHGVAMANAHEELKAVADEMTLSNEDDGIAVVLERLLG
- a CDS encoding ABC transporter ATP-binding protein, which codes for MTTLNIDHVSRWFGNVVAVNDITMTIGPGVTGLLGPNGAGKSTLINMMGGFLAPSTGSVTLDGQAVWRNEQIYRQIGIVPEREAMYDFLTGREFVVANAELHGLGKKAAQKALATVEMEYAQDRKISTYSKGMRQRVKMASALVHEPSLLLLDEPFNGMDPRQRMQLMDLLRRMGDEGRTVLFSSHILEEVEQLASHIEVIVAGRHAASGDFRRIRRLMTDRPHRYLVRSSDDRALAAALIADPSTSGIEVDLKEGALRIQAVDFGRFTALLPRVARDHGIRLLAVSPSDESLESVFSYLVAA
- a CDS encoding SGM_3592 family protein — protein: MARQAPRSDGQGESEDTWDDLVLDEDFIRSAETAEPSARARMLAARWRKGGPEPQPWRSDEPPAGWFFSKARRRRWRR